In Rhizobium sp. ZPR4, a genomic segment contains:
- a CDS encoding sugar phosphate isomerase/epimerase has protein sequence MKTIKGPGLFLGQFAGDAAPFNSWDSITKWAADAGYIGVQVPTWASQLIDLKKAASSKDYCDEFAGVARANGVEVTELSTHLQGQLVAVHPAYDEAFDGFAAPEVRGNPKARQEWAVEQVKMALTASKHLGIKAHATFSGALAWPFIYPWPQRPAGLVETAFEELARRWTPILNHADENGVDICYEIHPGEDLHDGITFEMFLERVKNHPRANMLYDPSHYVLQCLDYLDNIDIYKDRIKMFHVKDAEFNPTGRQGVYGGYQGWVERAGRFRSLGDGQVDFGAVFSKMTANNFDGWAVVEWECALKHPEDGAREGSEFVKAHIIRVTEKAFDDFAGSGTDQAANRRMLGLS, from the coding sequence ATGAAGACGATCAAGGGTCCAGGCCTGTTTCTTGGCCAGTTCGCCGGCGATGCGGCACCGTTCAACTCGTGGGATTCGATCACCAAGTGGGCGGCCGATGCCGGCTATATCGGCGTGCAGGTTCCGACCTGGGCAAGCCAGCTCATCGACCTGAAGAAGGCGGCTTCCTCCAAGGATTATTGCGATGAATTCGCCGGTGTCGCCCGCGCCAACGGCGTCGAGGTCACCGAGCTTTCCACCCACCTTCAGGGCCAGCTCGTTGCCGTGCATCCTGCCTATGACGAAGCCTTTGACGGCTTTGCTGCGCCGGAAGTGCGCGGCAATCCGAAGGCGCGCCAGGAATGGGCGGTCGAGCAGGTGAAGATGGCGTTGACCGCTTCCAAGCATCTCGGCATCAAGGCGCATGCGACCTTCTCCGGTGCGCTTGCCTGGCCTTTCATCTATCCCTGGCCGCAGCGCCCGGCCGGCCTCGTGGAAACCGCCTTTGAAGAACTTGCCCGCCGCTGGACGCCGATCCTCAACCATGCCGACGAAAACGGCGTCGACATCTGCTATGAGATCCATCCGGGCGAAGACCTGCATGACGGCATCACCTTCGAGATGTTCCTCGAGCGCGTGAAGAACCATCCGCGCGCCAACATGCTCTACGATCCCTCGCACTATGTCCTGCAGTGCCTCGACTATCTCGACAACATCGACATCTACAAGGACCGCATCAAGATGTTCCACGTCAAGGATGCGGAGTTCAATCCGACCGGGCGTCAGGGCGTCTATGGCGGTTATCAGGGCTGGGTCGAGCGTGCTGGCCGCTTCCGTTCGCTCGGCGACGGCCAGGTCGATTTCGGCGCCGTCTTCTCGAAGATGACCGCCAATAATTTCGACGGCTGGGCCGTGGTCGAATGGGAATGCGCGTTGAAGCATCCCGAAGACGGCGCCCGCGAAGGCTCCGAATTCGTCAAGGCACACATCATCCGCGTCACGGAAAAGGCCTTCGACGATTTTGCCGGCAGCGGCACGGATCAGGCGGCGAAC